From Selenomonas ruminantium AC2024, a single genomic window includes:
- a CDS encoding beta strand repeat-containing protein, translating into MKRLSKEEKLTSQVGLALMTGMFMAVPVTYGAPVHDAASAYNTIAQTAIDQTGITTAGGVKTAITGAPGDNVIAWKDFSVGAKDEVVFDNGVQTNNYLNVVTGAATSQIDGAISGGKNVYLVNPNGVIFGKDASVNVGALYVSTEDVASAVNAKANMGTNPSAVLQAGTPNADVVNLGSIQASKVQVEGTNIRFIDSAKVTTNGSTANTNVVLNAKLIQKDANNNDVNVGYAHVGNTAGTSAGYTGTNLTDNYKLISTPADLKAAANAVNGGATTNNYMLADHIDMTGVTDFTPIGTGNSYAGKFDGMFYTISNLSINAPGSVGLFGNVDGGSAYNARIENLGIVNSTISSTNENAGAIAGTVNNVLIQNVYGEGNVVGDGNTAIAGGLVGHAGDNGTDVAYNVEISNAYNTSNVYGAETGGIVGVAGFGVKIHDAYNTNSTPQHGIAGLSVTEGAGTNEPSIVRVYTTQGDVSTDPQLETGSVIGNFTDLNTYTAAGWNSGTDISSDGTTKTTWRIYEGVDTPILTAFLKGTATAEYNYNYFANSTDTTATSNGLTLAGGLSGQNSGTDITAIYNAQYLKVANSTKTGAGTAADVTLTSNADSSDITVNTAGIRNVNGNNLPQALISSGQHGYNIVGGNAIINKRTVAAQSGTFTITKEYDGTADGTEAFGQALSGSSGNVSFGGLLSGDDVQLSGVTATYKNSANQNDGNVGYGKTVAVTVGSSPGLSGSSAGNYTLDASSLTNLSVIGDITPRTLYVKLKQTSGFGKTYDGTTAVTDSNAAAGTNVEIDLTKGDTHKFVGQETGTLDTSATLIAYNDKHAANNKTIDYTKIALTGTKAQNYMLVVENSSSATGYDVLYDGYANRNNTAANRVYGTGSLQATGTISQRAIDPTSFQVKDAQGNIANGSKTYNGTSGFNSTGYTLVANATSTGNTGVVNGDNIIFSIVNGQANFQDASGQNTSSATASGLSDAATQIGYSITAAAGNSTTWLSDYTLKGSTLSSTGSYTVSGKGEIKKRAINVAVTQPNTVSLDKTYDSTQAVNDAKASVFGTGGYVDYASGSDSLTGNDGVTMQVSAAYDSKNAGNRTIDYTATLNGTNAANYDLNNTGTITVKMLGTNTGATGKISQLNLGSTFAVQKKTYDGTTNVPGLTGNADLTSALTGVLGTDTVKLQGNAAYHSKNVKGDANGQNWIDYTNLILSGTDAGNYTIASSATGAGTITAKALGAGDFTYTFAPISKEYDGTQALSNAGSYITGVTVKGTGDVFKGTVGGQQVDYTRNVSGTFASKDSQNQANQNVTYSVTVIDDGSGNYTLPTTGIVDPTTATGKITPKTVIADIANTALSNTTKTYDATTDLIDGQGNVLTGDKVITFKDVNGNAGLVSGDSNASTAAYKDQNGVAAKDSYAGTKDIYYTAAITTTDQSNYNIVDSNQQAITAPMTGTGIINKRVLTVNFGKTEKTYDGTADVAKDAQHIIPTLGNDAGDGVALDVTKITGQYTGRTNNADVGDNLDVSYSNLQQSLAGNYSSTNPTLGTFADNYTIANTATGKGKISTLSLTNQNFKFDFKTITKEYDGSQNVAYTDRSGNAVTAESFINNHYVDMDGDNQYTAGKDVLLQGITATSAIYAGSDSNNSTPQNVTYSLTLGNNLSNFNTSGLTNMTMGWGSLSYNNGVLTANTTGTITPRAVYASLGNYVPTKTYDGNTNIPQSIQQNVENNVSLNGLLGTDGVTLNTAAINAAYGGSDAGSQNVIYNVQLTDGNTGKLSNYVLTGTGTNYTPTSASQGTLTGTGSINKAPLTISFGDVSKEYDGSATVLQNKIAATLSGFVNGESDAGAATALNQQITGTYGTWDATNGVQGDANVNRQTPYVPNETYGYKGVVYQNINGTLNSYVQGNSTAAARNYYIDLTGTANADASGNTVAGTVADTLYFKEAAQKGYIKPLALSASAIQERWVGPITKEYDGDAYVKNANGLLTDYLKLEATVSPNGNTQTINIPYTVLATNATYNGSGNGIDGKDVSTSNNGVTYKLSGLTAQAMGNFVIKQTDADLFDISKGGARATINSANSATPPTTSITPKVIGTGLNQTTGIDRVYNAKDTADKANAYYNVGDILTVDQGTVNVTVTDAYYADKTTGSRKQDASAMPGKGTGSYDVKYTYTLSGTGSSNYTLATATNGGTQYTLTLSGTGDILKRRVNVTFGQGNTGIDKHYDGNTSVDNAYTASSRFVLSQEKGDTGILQAEQNMVQLANNISAAYQYKDVQRQGDGQVTTQKVTFSNFNPDGTGKDNYYLTTEDGTGQLIGTGKITPLTIGVSIKNAPTKEYDGTTALSNAYNTDANINVNTANLVNGDTINVGVVSADYADKNAASGTKVYTYGLNWDNGNYDLSVQSTANGETMQVTGYANGKVTGSLSGTNGSITPRTLTVQSVKNADKEYDGTTAVVNAAYNVDLGNIVNGDSVGLVANGQYDDANASASDISAAPVVQNVNYTLKLTNGNYQLAQNTAQGKGTIRRKGLAIVADPVSINAGEAMPVFTGKVTGFVNGERDNYTAFINGLIYKTKDGVSNTTPGSYGVYGWYMGKKNGLVGRNYIFDQSAANDSALTINYVNTHMGNPDTKITPNNNVYNQISKDMNSGFGDNGVAAIEYQDKGGKVLARENIDSGEIHSSGLKMGTDAGDMSNRDKGASNIGIVGGDIVNMEGVDAAGSANIEVSGSGTTVNLEVVDITNADNKQRSAGIEIMEEKKDILGEEAKDKKEKESEIAIKSSSGAHEDEIELKVESDGVNVA; encoded by the coding sequence CAATAATTACATGTTGGCTGATCATATTGACATGACTGGTGTGACGGATTTTACCCCTATTGGTACTGGGAATAGCTATGCTGGTAAATTCGATGGCATGTTCTATACAATTTCCAACCTTAGTATAAATGCACCAGGCAGTGTTGGTTTATTTGGCAATGTGGATGGTGGTTCAGCCTATAATGCGCGTATTGAAAATCTTGGGATTGTTAATTCCACCATTAGTTCAACGAATGAAAATGCAGGTGCGATTGCCGGTACCGTAAATAATGTATTGATTCAAAATGTTTATGGAGAAGGCAATGTTGTCGGTGATGGGAATACTGCGATTGCAGGAGGGCTTGTAGGGCATGCTGGTGATAATGGAACGGATGTGGCCTATAATGTCGAGATTAGCAATGCATATAACACCAGTAATGTGTATGGTGCAGAAACAGGTGGTATTGTAGGTGTGGCAGGTTTTGGGGTCAAGATACATGATGCGTATAATACGAATAGCACGCCCCAGCATGGTATTGCGGGATTATCGGTAACAGAAGGTGCAGGTACGAATGAGCCGTCAATTGTACGCGTTTATACGACACAGGGAGATGTGTCTACTGATCCACAGTTGGAAACAGGAAGCGTTATTGGGAATTTTACCGATTTAAATACCTATACGGCTGCGGGCTGGAACAGCGGAACGGATATCAGTAGTGATGGTACGACCAAAACTACCTGGCGTATTTATGAAGGCGTCGATACCCCCATTCTTACGGCCTTCTTAAAGGGCACGGCAACAGCTGAGTATAATTACAATTATTTTGCGAATTCCACAGATACGACAGCTACGAGCAATGGTCTTACGCTAGCAGGCGGTCTTTCGGGCCAAAATAGCGGGACAGATATCACGGCAATTTATAATGCGCAGTATTTGAAGGTGGCTAATTCGACCAAGACGGGTGCAGGTACAGCTGCTGATGTTACGCTTACCAGTAATGCGGACAGCAGTGATATTACGGTAAATACCGCAGGTATTCGCAATGTCAATGGAAATAACTTGCCCCAAGCGCTGATTTCTTCTGGTCAGCATGGCTATAATATCGTGGGCGGCAATGCCATCATCAACAAGCGTACGGTAGCGGCTCAGAGTGGGACGTTTACGATTACCAAGGAATACGATGGTACTGCTGATGGCACAGAGGCCTTTGGCCAGGCGTTATCGGGGAGCAGTGGCAATGTTTCGTTTGGCGGCTTGCTATCTGGCGATGATGTTCAGCTGTCGGGGGTTACGGCTACTTATAAGAATAGCGCCAATCAGAATGATGGCAATGTTGGCTATGGAAAAACTGTTGCCGTTACGGTAGGCAGTTCGCCGGGACTGTCTGGGAGTTCTGCGGGCAATTATACGCTGGATGCTTCCAGCTTGACGAATCTTTCCGTTATTGGAGATATCACGCCGCGCACTCTTTACGTCAAGCTAAAGCAGACCTCTGGGTTTGGTAAGACGTATGATGGCACAACAGCGGTTACCGATAGCAATGCAGCGGCTGGTACCAATGTTGAGATTGATTTGACCAAAGGGGATACTCATAAGTTTGTAGGACAAGAGACTGGGACACTGGATACCAGTGCCACGTTAATTGCATATAATGATAAACATGCTGCTAATAATAAAACTATTGACTATACGAAAATTGCTTTGACCGGGACGAAAGCGCAAAATTATATGCTGGTGGTAGAAAATTCTAGCAGTGCTACTGGCTATGATGTGCTTTATGATGGCTATGCTAATCGCAATAATACGGCGGCTAATCGCGTTTATGGTACGGGAAGTTTGCAGGCCACAGGGACAATCAGTCAGCGTGCCATCGACCCAACTTCGTTCCAGGTTAAGGATGCACAGGGCAATATTGCCAATGGTTCGAAAACGTATAATGGGACAAGTGGGTTTAATTCCACGGGGTATACGCTGGTGGCCAATGCAACAAGCACGGGCAATACTGGCGTGGTGAATGGTGATAACATTATTTTCAGCATTGTCAATGGACAGGCTAATTTCCAGGATGCCAGTGGTCAAAATACCAGCAGTGCAACTGCATCGGGGCTGTCTGATGCAGCTACGCAGATTGGGTATTCGATTACGGCCGCTGCTGGCAATAGTACAACATGGCTTAGCGACTATACCCTGAAAGGAAGTACGCTTTCCAGTACGGGCTCCTATACCGTCAGTGGGAAAGGTGAGATAAAGAAAAGGGCCATTAATGTGGCGGTTACGCAACCCAATACGGTTTCCCTAGACAAGACCTATGATTCTACGCAAGCGGTTAATGATGCAAAAGCGTCTGTTTTTGGCACGGGCGGTTATGTAGACTATGCCAGTGGTTCGGATTCATTGACTGGCAATGATGGTGTAACCATGCAAGTATCGGCTGCATACGATAGTAAGAATGCCGGTAACCGTACAATTGATTACACGGCAACGCTCAATGGAACAAATGCGGCGAACTATGACCTGAATAATACGGGCACGATTACCGTTAAAATGCTGGGGACAAATACGGGCGCAACAGGTAAAATTTCGCAGCTGAATCTGGGTTCGACTTTTGCCGTGCAGAAGAAGACCTATGATGGAACCACCAATGTGCCAGGACTTACGGGAAACGCAGACTTAACCAGTGCACTGACTGGAGTACTGGGCACTGATACGGTTAAATTGCAGGGCAATGCAGCCTATCATAGCAAAAATGTCAAAGGCGATGCCAATGGACAGAACTGGATTGATTATACGAATCTGATATTGTCAGGCACCGATGCGGGCAACTATACGATTGCTTCCTCGGCTACGGGAGCAGGTACCATTACGGCCAAGGCACTGGGCGCCGGTGATTTCACGTATACCTTTGCGCCGATATCCAAGGAATATGATGGTACGCAGGCATTGAGTAATGCTGGTTCTTATATTACGGGCGTTACGGTTAAAGGTACTGGAGATGTATTCAAAGGTACGGTGGGCGGACAGCAGGTAGACTATACCCGCAACGTTAGTGGTACCTTTGCCAGCAAGGACAGTCAGAATCAAGCTAATCAGAATGTGACCTATTCGGTGACTGTTATAGATGATGGTTCAGGAAACTACACGCTTCCGACTACAGGTATTGTGGATCCAACCACGGCTACAGGAAAGATTACGCCTAAGACTGTTATTGCCGACATTGCCAATACGGCGTTGTCTAATACCACTAAGACTTATGATGCTACAACGGACCTTATTGATGGTCAGGGAAATGTATTAACCGGCGATAAGGTTATCACCTTTAAAGACGTGAATGGCAATGCCGGTCTGGTTAGTGGTGACAGCAATGCGTCCACGGCGGCCTATAAGGATCAGAATGGCGTAGCGGCTAAAGATTCCTATGCTGGTACGAAAGATATTTATTATACTGCGGCGATCACAACGACTGATCAGTCTAACTATAATATTGTGGACAGTAATCAGCAGGCCATTACAGCGCCAATGACTGGTACAGGAATCATTAACAAACGGGTACTGACGGTAAACTTTGGCAAGACGGAGAAGACCTATGATGGTACGGCTGATGTGGCCAAGGATGCGCAGCATATAATTCCCACTCTGGGTAATGATGCTGGTGATGGTGTAGCGCTTGATGTTACGAAGATTACAGGCCAGTATACTGGTCGTACCAACAATGCAGATGTGGGGGATAATCTTGACGTGTCTTATAGCAATCTGCAGCAGTCTTTGGCTGGGAACTATAGTAGTACCAACCCCACGTTGGGGACTTTTGCCGATAACTATACGATAGCGAATACGGCTACGGGCAAGGGAAAAATCTCGACTTTAAGCCTGACGAATCAGAATTTCAAATTTGACTTTAAGACCATTACCAAGGAATATGATGGCTCGCAGAATGTGGCTTATACGGATCGTAGCGGCAATGCGGTTACAGCGGAGAGCTTTATCAACAATCATTATGTTGATATGGATGGCGATAATCAGTATACGGCAGGTAAAGATGTGCTTTTGCAGGGCATTACAGCAACTTCGGCAATTTATGCCGGATCGGATAGTAATAACAGCACACCGCAGAACGTTACTTATTCGCTGACTTTAGGAAATAATCTTAGCAATTTTAATACTAGCGGCCTGACGAATATGACGATGGGCTGGGGGAGCCTTTCCTATAATAATGGCGTACTGACAGCTAATACGACCGGTACGATTACGCCACGTGCGGTTTATGCTTCTCTGGGCAATTATGTGCCGACCAAGACGTATGATGGCAATACGAATATTCCACAGAGTATTCAGCAGAATGTGGAGAATAATGTCAGCCTCAATGGTCTGTTGGGCACAGATGGTGTGACGCTGAATACGGCGGCTATTAATGCAGCCTATGGCGGTTCAGATGCAGGTTCGCAAAATGTAATCTATAATGTCCAGCTTACTGACGGTAATACTGGCAAGCTCAGCAATTATGTACTGACTGGGACTGGCACCAATTATACTCCAACATCAGCCAGTCAGGGAACGCTGACTGGCACAGGTTCCATCAACAAGGCACCTTTGACCATCAGCTTTGGCGATGTGTCCAAGGAATATGATGGGAGTGCTACTGTTCTTCAGAATAAGATTGCGGCAACATTGTCTGGTTTTGTCAATGGTGAGAGCGATGCAGGGGCTGCCACGGCGCTCAATCAGCAGATCACAGGCACTTATGGTACCTGGGATGCCACCAATGGTGTGCAAGGGGATGCCAATGTCAATCGGCAGACTCCGTATGTTCCGAATGAGACCTATGGTTATAAGGGGGTAGTTTATCAGAATATCAATGGGACATTAAATAGCTATGTGCAAGGCAATAGCACAGCTGCGGCGCGAAACTATTACATTGACCTCACGGGGACTGCCAACGCCGATGCTTCTGGCAATACGGTAGCAGGTACTGTTGCTGATACGCTGTATTTTAAGGAAGCAGCTCAGAAAGGGTATATCAAACCTTTGGCTCTGTCAGCTAGCGCTATCCAAGAGCGATGGGTAGGCCCGATTACGAAGGAATATGATGGCGATGCATATGTCAAAAATGCCAATGGATTGTTGACGGATTATCTGAAACTGGAAGCTACTGTGTCTCCAAATGGAAACACGCAAACCATCAATATACCTTATACGGTACTGGCAACTAATGCTACCTATAACGGTAGTGGTAATGGTATCGATGGTAAGGACGTAAGCACCAGTAATAATGGCGTAACCTATAAGCTTAGCGGTCTTACAGCGCAGGCAATGGGGAACTTTGTAATCAAACAGACGGATGCAGACCTCTTTGATATTAGCAAGGGGGGAGCTAGGGCTACGATTAATTCGGCCAATTCTGCGACCCCGCCGACCACTTCCATCACGCCAAAAGTTATTGGTACGGGCCTTAATCAAACCACAGGTATTGACAGGGTCTATAATGCTAAGGATACGGCGGACAAGGCCAATGCTTACTATAATGTAGGTGATATTTTGACCGTTGATCAAGGCACGGTGAATGTGACGGTGACGGATGCTTATTATGCGGATAAGACGACTGGCAGCCGTAAGCAGGATGCCAGTGCTATGCCTGGTAAGGGTACTGGGAGCTATGATGTCAAGTACACGTATACCCTTTCGGGGACTGGTTCTAGTAATTATACGCTGGCTACGGCCACGAATGGCGGTACGCAGTATACGTTGACCCTTTCGGGGACAGGCGATATCCTGAAACGCAGGGTTAATGTAACATTTGGGCAGGGGAATACGGGCATAGATAAGCATTATGATGGCAATACCAGTGTAGATAATGCCTATACGGCTTCCAGCCGATTCGTACTTTCGCAGGAAAAGGGAGATACTGGTATCCTGCAGGCTGAGCAGAATATGGTACAGTTGGCAAATAATATCAGTGCGGCGTATCAGTACAAGGATGTTCAGCGCCAGGGAGATGGGCAGGTAACGACGCAGAAGGTTACCTTTAGTAATTTCAATCCGGACGGCACAGGTAAGGATAACTATTATCTGACAACAGAGGATGGCACAGGACAGTTGATAGGCACAGGAAAGATCACCCCGTTGACCATTGGCGTGTCGATAAAGAATGCCCCGACCAAGGAGTATGATGGCACAACAGCGCTTAGCAACGCTTACAACACAGATGCAAATATCAATGTAAATACTGCGAACCTGGTTAATGGCGATACCATCAATGTTGGTGTAGTATCGGCTGATTATGCAGACAAGAATGCGGCTAGCGGTACGAAGGTTTATACCTATGGCCTGAATTGGGACAATGGCAACTATGACCTAAGCGTACAGTCCACTGCTAATGGTGAGACGATGCAGGTAACAGGCTATGCGAATGGCAAAGTTACTGGTTCTCTCAGTGGCACAAATGGTTCCATTACGCCACGCACGCTGACGGTGCAGTCGGTGAAGAATGCGGATAAGGAATATGACGGGACTACTGCTGTGGTAAATGCTGCGTATAATGTGGATCTTGGTAATATTGTTAATGGTGATAGCGTCGGTCTGGTGGCTAACGGCCAGTATGATGATGCTAATGCCAGCGCTAGTGATATCAGTGCTGCTCCTGTAGTGCAGAATGTCAATTACACATTGAAACTTACTAATGGGAACTATCAGTTGGCACAGAATACGGCACAGGGCAAAGGTACGATTCGCCGCAAGGGGCTTGCAATTGTCGCAGACCCTGTATCCATTAATGCTGGTGAGGCCATGCCGGTGTTTACCGGTAAGGTGACGGGCTTTGTAAATGGTGAGCGGGATAATTACACCGCATTCATTAACGGTCTTATTTACAAGACTAAAGATGGTGTTTCCAACACTACTCCGGGTAGTTATGGTGTATATGGTTGGTACATGGGCAAGAAGAATGGTCTGGTGGGGCGGAATTACATTTTCGACCAGTCGGCAGCTAATGATAGTGCTTTAACAATCAACTATGTCAATACCCATATGGGGAATCCCGATACCAAAATTACGCCGAACAATAATGTTTACAATCAGATTTCCAAGGATATGAATAGTGGTTTTGGTGATAACGGAGTGGCGGCCATTGAGTATCAGGACAAAGGAGGCAAAGTTCTTGCCAGGGAAAACATCGACAGTGGTGAAATTCACAGTTCAGGTCTAAAGATGGGCACCGACGCTGGTGATATGTCCAACCGAGACAAGGGTGCATCCAATATTGGTATTGTGGGCGGTGATATCGTCAATATGGAAGGTGTGGATGCAGCAGGCAGTGCGAATATTGAAGTGTCTGGTAGTGGTACTACGGTAAATCTGGAAGTGGTAGACATTACCAATGCGGATAACAAGCAGAGATCAGCCGGCATTGAAATTATGGAGGAAAAGAAGGATATTTTAGGGGAAGAGGCGAAAGATAAGAAGGAAAAAGAAAGTGAAATTGCCATTAAATCCAGCAGTGGAGCTCATGAAGATGAAATCGAGCTGAAGGTGGAGTCGGATGGTGTAAACGTAGCTTGA